The Paenibacillus sp. FSL R7-0345 DNA segment CAAGCATCCTGAGCCGGTGTTCCGGACCAGCGAAGAGAACGGCCAGTTCGGTCCGGGCCATAACAGCTTCACCGTGGGCGCGAACGGGGAGGATGTGCTGATCTACCACGCACGCAGCTACAAGGACATTACAGGCGATCCGCTGTATGATCCGAACCGCCACACCCGCGCCAAGGTGATAGGCTGGAAGGAAGACGGTACACCGGACTTCGGCGTGCCGCTGCCGGATAATAAGTAGCAGTGACATGGCCGGGTGTGGTGAAGGGCAAAAATGTCCTTGAATCCGCCCGACGCTGCTAAATTGGCGAAATGAAGGGCAGAAATGCCCATGAATCAGCCCGACGCGGCTAAATCGGCGAAATGAAGGGCAGAAATGCCCTTGAATCCGCCCGACGCGGCTAAATCGGCGAAATGAAGGGCAAAAATGCCCTTGAATCCGGCCGACGCGGCTAAATCGGCGAAATGAAGGGCAAAAATGCCCTTGAATCCGCCCGAAGCGGCCAGGTTGGCGAAATGAAGGGCAAAAATGCCCATGAATCAGCCCGACGCGGCTAAATCGGCGAAATGAAGGGCAGAAATGGACCTCCGTCAAGAAAGTAGACGTAACTTTAAAAGAATTAAGCTGCCTTCTGCTTAAATTTCGCTGCAAATTGAACCGGCGAAAGATAGCCTAGTGCACCATGGATTCGTTTGCGGTTATAAAAAAACTCAATGTACTGGTAGATCGCGTCATAGGCTTGTTTCTTCGTTTTGAATCGGGTGCAGTACACAAACTCTTTCTTAAGTAAGCTGTGGAAAGATTCAATACAGGCATTGTCATAACAGTTACCTTTACGACTCATACTGGCTTTCATACGGTACTTCTTCAAACGCTCACGGTACTCCTTGGAGGCGTATTGTGAGCCACGATCGGAATGGTGGATTAGGCCTTTCTTCGGGCGTTTCGCCTTGTGAGCGTCGTCCAGGGCATCTAAGACGAGGTCGGTAGTCATTCGATCGCCAAGCCTCCAGCCTACGATTTCTCGGGTGCAAAGGTCGAGCACGCTGGCCAGGTACAGCCGTCCCTCACGGCAGGGGATGTAGGTAATGTCTGCAACCCAGGTCTTGTTGGGTTTTTTTGTCTTAAATTGCTGATTTAGCAGGTTCGGTGCAATGGGTAACTCGTGATTAGAATCGGTCGTATGCACACGAAACTTCTTGGCGACACAGGAGCGCAGGCCGAGTTCTCTCATGTATTTTCCAACGGTACGTTCGCTGACCTTTTGCCCTTCACGCTGCAGGAGGATAGTGATTTTAGGGCTGCCATAGCGACCATGGGTATCGTGAAAATGATAAGTAATCCGCTGGCATAGCAACGCTTTTCGGGCTGCTTGCGGACCTGGCTTGGCCGTTCTCCACTTGTAATAGCCGCTCCTTGACACCTGTAGTACGCTGCACATCCTCTCCACACAGAACCGGGAGCGATGATCTTCGATAAACTGGAATCTTAGTTCTTTGGATTGCTGAAGATGTGCACTGCTTTTTTTAGGATTTCCATCTCTTCTGCCATTCTAGCGATGGTTTGATCTTTTTCCTCCAGTTGCCGTTTGAACTCACTCGTTTGCTCTGGGCTGGAAACGGGTTCGTTCTGGAACTGCCGGTATTTCCCTAACCATTGATGTATGGTTTTTGCAGGGATATCCAGCTCCTGGGCTAACTCCGCCACCGTCTTGGTCTGCTCCTGGATATACTTTACCGTCTGTCGTTTAAATTCCTCGTTGTAGCTTTTTCGTGTTCCACTCATGTGGACACCTCCTCGTTAATTGTATTTTCTCTCATTCTCTTAACGAGTGTCCACTATTTATACTAACAGCAAAATGCCCTTGAACAAAAGCAGCGGCAGTCATGGACATTGATTTTTGTCCATAAGCTGCCGCTGTTTTTTTACCTATATTAGTTTACATCTATCCATCTTCGCCCGTCCGCCTTACGAAATCAGCTTCAGCCCCACGGCAGCAGCCAGCACCATTCCGATGAACAGAACACGGCGCCATTCTTTGGATTCCCCGAAGAAAAACATGCCGACCAGCGCGCCGCCGACTGTACCGATCCCAGTCCAGATTGCATAAGCCGTACCCATAGGCAGGTCTCTCATAGCGAGACTCAGACAGGCGAAGCTCAGCACAATGCCGGTGATAAAAATGAGATAAGCCTTTTTATTGCGGTCCCGTTTAATCCGGTTCATGCCGAGCACACCGACAACTTCA contains these protein-coding regions:
- a CDS encoding IS3 family transposase, producing MEDHRSRFCVERMCSVLQVSRSGYYKWRTAKPGPQAARKALLCQRITYHFHDTHGRYGSPKITILLQREGQKVSERTVGKYMRELGLRSCVAKKFRVHTTDSNHELPIAPNLLNQQFKTKKPNKTWVADITYIPCREGRLYLASVLDLCTREIVGWRLGDRMTTDLVLDALDDAHKAKRPKKGLIHHSDRGSQYASKEYRERLKKYRMKASMSRKGNCYDNACIESFHSLLKKEFVYCTRFKTKKQAYDAIYQYIEFFYNRKRIHGALGYLSPVQFAAKFKQKAA
- a CDS encoding multidrug efflux SMR transporter, encoding MAWLTLMFAGMFEVVGVLGMNRIKRDRNKKAYLIFITGIVLSFACLSLAMRDLPMGTAYAIWTGIGTVGGALVGMFFFGESKEWRRVLFIGMVLAAAVGLKLIS
- a CDS encoding transposase; this encodes MSGTRKSYNEEFKRQTVKYIQEQTKTVAELAQELDIPAKTIHQWLGKYRQFQNEPVSSPEQTSEFKRQLEEKDQTIARMAEEMEILKKAVHIFSNPKN